The archaeon genome includes the window CTACCGTGTCTGCGTTCCAGGGCTCGCTGTACACAGACAGGTATCTGTTGTCGGAAGGCATTCTGAGTAGGGCCGGCACTCCTGCCTCTATCGTCAAGACCCTCGGAAGAATCCTCCGGGACGACTTCAAGGCCGCGCAGGAGAGGAAGGCGATGAAAATCCTGGATTGGATGGAGGACCCTGTTGCTGTCCTGCAGAGTTTCATCCTCAAAGCCGCCATGCAAGCCTAAATTACCATCGGCAAGGCAACTCGAAGCAGAGCCCGGTGGTGTAGCGGCCAAGCATACTGGCCTTTGGAGCCGGTGACCCTGGTTCGAATCCAGGCCGGGCTACCACCCCTGCGCATTGATTTCCGAGCCCGACTCCAGCGTTGATTCCCGCATCATATTATATGGCGTGGTCAAGGCGGGAAGGAAGAGGTTCTATGATGACATGGACGAAATCGAGTCCCACCAGACGGTCAAGGTCTGGCTCGCTGGAATCAAGGAGGGTCCCAGCAGGAGGGCGGCCCGATACACCTCCGCCAGGTACCACCGATGGAGGGTCTCCAGAGGGCTGCAATCGAACCCTGACGACCTGATAGAAGAGTGCCATAACGGCAACAATCGGACTCTAGTGTCCGAGGTTCGGGTTTGGAGACATTGCGATTCACGCTTAATACGGCGATGAACTCGAGCAGCGCAACTTGGGCTTCTGTCCAAGCTGTGGCAAGGAGAAATCACTGCAGGCCATGTACTGTACCAATTGCGGGCACCACTTTGAGCAACCGCAGCCTCTCGCGGCTGTCCAACCGAGTTTGAAGAAGTCGCATCGGAAGAGGAATGCCCTGCTTGGAGTCATCTTCACAGTGGCATTTCTGATTTCCATTGCGACTGCCATCAACTCGCCCATTTCGAATGCAAACTCCACCTCGTCCGCCACGCAACCAAAGGCTCCCATCAGCCCTTGCGTGTTCTCAAGCAAGTCGTTTGGGGTCTCAACTGATGGGAGCCACAGCCTTCAGGGCTGTTTGACTTCAGGGAGTCACGGAAGCTGGGGATTCGCTCTGACTTGCAGCTCATGCTTCCCCACGCTTAGAGGAACAGTCAGTTCGTCAAACCCTGTCGAAGTAGAGATACTTGCAGGAGGAGCTCTTGGCGGCATCCTCTACAGCAAGAACGACACCACTTCTGCCAGTTTTGCGGACATAGCACTGTATCCATCAACAGGATATGCCGTATACATCAAGAACCTGAGCGGAGAGAACAATTCAATATCAATTTCCCTTCAGATAAGTGGCTCCTAGTGGAAGATTGAGGTCCTCGCTGTGGGTCGTTTAGATAGCGAGGAGTGGTGGGAAAGTAGCTGCTCGACTCGGAAGTCAAAGAAGCCCAGATACATCCAGGACGTTCAGCTTGGACTCATGAAGCACCTAAGGTACAATGCCAGGCGACCGCTTCGGGGCGTGTCTTACCCGCCTTGCGTGGAAATCAATCCGACGCATATTTACCCAGGCCGGGCTACTAAATCTCCTTTGCTCCATCCTAAACGAATCTCACTCCCAGGACTGGCATTACGGCTATCCCGACATAGAGGAGTGCCAAGCATCCTAGGAGAGTCTTCTCAATCCTCGCCCCCGTCGCGACGCTTACACCAGCCCCAAGTATCCCAAGGCTCAGGGCCTGGAAGGCGACAAGGACAAGGGTAATGGACCTAGATTCAACCAACAGTGCAGGCCACGCCCTCTGAAAGAGCCAGTAGATGACGGAAAACCCTGCCAGAGGAACAAGAGCTGCGGAGATTGATACGACTAGGGGCGAGACCCTGGCCCTACACTTGAAGACAATCGACCCAAAGTACAACGAGGCAAAGAGCACCGCGACAGTCACCAGAAACCACTCGATGGAGTCCGCCGAATCTTGTGCAATTGAGACAGAGAGGATTGTGATCTTCGTGCCTGTCAATGCCACTCCAACTGCGACGGCGAGAGAGAAAATCAGCGAGCCGAAGATTGAACGCACCAGGGTCGAAGAAGCACTTTCAATCGCCGCCCTCGGCAGG containing:
- a CDS encoding helix-turn-helix transcriptional regulator, with protein sequence MGRGDRAKEVSRVLEHPLRRKIIQTLGASGPLTWKELSSAIGTSTGALYHHLDVLEGLVVRDNERRYSLTGLGKEVYSWPVNEPRSFSGSKGSRLREVVAGILLPRAAIESASSTLVRSIFGSLIFSLAVAVGVALTGTKITILSVSIAQDSADSIEWFLVTVAVLFASLYFGSIVFKCRARVSPLVVSISAALVPLAGFSVIYWLFQRAWPALLVESRSITLVLVAFQALSLGILGAGVSVATGARIEKTLLGCLALLYVGIAVMPVLGVRFV